Proteins encoded in a region of the Chryseobacterium piperi genome:
- a CDS encoding cupin-like domain-containing protein, giving the protein MILEKVDIVNDISKEDFQENYFRKKKPLLIKNFASRWDAFDQWNLSYIREKAGEQEVPLYDNRPANASKSSDAPVTHMKMKDYIDTIKSKPSDLRIFFYIITDRLPELLKNFTYPDLGMKFFKRLPTLFFGGSEAHVLMHYDVDLGDFMHIHFEGKKRILLFDQEQSAFLYKVPLSVHTIYDIDYENPDYEKFPALRYAKGYEIFMEHGDALFIPGAFWHFNRYLEPGFSLSLRALPNKPKVFANMLYHVFIMRYTDKILRKMFKSKWVNYKQKWAYEKSNEALENHLKDKKSTRKTTA; this is encoded by the coding sequence ATGATTCTCGAAAAAGTAGATATTGTTAATGACATCAGTAAAGAAGATTTTCAGGAAAACTATTTCAGAAAAAAGAAGCCTCTGTTAATTAAAAATTTTGCCAGCCGTTGGGATGCATTTGACCAATGGAATCTTTCTTATATTCGTGAAAAGGCAGGGGAACAAGAGGTTCCTCTATATGATAATCGACCGGCAAATGCTTCAAAGAGTTCAGATGCGCCCGTCACCCATATGAAAATGAAGGACTATATTGATACTATAAAAAGTAAACCTTCAGATCTGCGGATCTTTTTCTACATTATTACTGATAGATTGCCTGAGTTATTAAAAAACTTTACCTATCCGGATTTAGGGATGAAATTTTTTAAAAGACTCCCTACATTGTTTTTTGGAGGAAGTGAAGCCCACGTTTTAATGCATTACGATGTAGATCTGGGTGATTTTATGCATATTCATTTTGAAGGAAAGAAAAGGATATTACTATTTGACCAGGAGCAATCTGCATTTTTATATAAAGTACCATTGTCTGTACATACTATATATGATATAGATTACGAGAATCCGGATTATGAAAAATTTCCTGCTTTACGATATGCTAAAGGTTATGAGATTTTTATGGAGCATGGTGATGCACTTTTCATTCCGGGAGCATTCTGGCATTTTAACCGCTATCTTGAACCTGGGTTTTCCCTATCTCTTCGGGCACTGCCTAATAAACCTAAAGTTTTCGCAAATATGTTGTATCATGTTTTCATTATGAGATATACTGATAAAATTTTGAGAAAAATGTTCAAATCAAAATGGGTCAATTATAAGCAAAAATGGGCTTATGAGAAAAGTAACGAAGCTTTAGAAAATCATTTGAAAGATAAAAAGTCTACTAGAAAAACGACAGCATAA
- a CDS encoding bestrophin family protein, with protein MRAYNTKHFLKILFSLHKSDTLKILFPTMLLVALYSYAIEYLEVEYLHLTSKSAVSNVGMIHSLLGFVLSLLLVFRTNTAYDRWWEGRKLWGKLVNDTRNFAIKINVILENDRQSAEQVARYLKFFPHFLAKHLSKESTRLALDEDYTEIEKSIKHHGPSEIIILLSHKLNQLKKEGKISDIEMVFLDTQLSGFLDICGGCERIKNTPIPYSYSSFVKKFIILYVLALPVAYVISIGLFMIPLTVFVYYVLMSLELIAEEIEDPFNNDENDIPMEAIAQNIEKNVHKIMGLKN; from the coding sequence ATGAGAGCCTATAATACCAAACACTTCCTGAAAATCCTTTTCAGCCTGCATAAAAGTGATACTTTAAAAATTCTTTTTCCAACGATGCTGCTCGTTGCACTCTATTCTTATGCTATTGAGTATCTGGAAGTCGAATATCTTCACTTAACCTCCAAGTCAGCAGTGAGTAATGTAGGAATGATCCATTCCTTACTTGGGTTTGTCCTTTCTTTATTACTGGTTTTCCGAACCAATACAGCATATGACAGATGGTGGGAAGGAAGAAAGCTTTGGGGAAAATTGGTGAATGATACCCGAAACTTTGCTATAAAAATCAATGTAATTCTTGAAAATGACAGACAAAGTGCTGAACAAGTGGCGAGGTATTTAAAATTCTTTCCCCATTTCCTGGCAAAACATCTTTCTAAAGAATCGACAAGGCTTGCCCTGGACGAAGATTATACCGAGATCGAAAAATCAATCAAACATCACGGTCCAAGTGAGATTATCATTCTTCTTAGCCACAAGCTGAATCAATTAAAAAAAGAAGGCAAGATATCCGATATAGAAATGGTCTTTCTGGACACCCAACTTTCCGGATTCCTGGATATATGTGGAGGCTGTGAGAGAATAAAAAACACTCCGATTCCATATTCTTATTCTTCTTTCGTTAAGAAATTCATCATCCTTTACGTATTGGCACTCCCTGTAGCCTATGTCATCAGTATTGGATTGTTTATGATTCCGTTGACGGTCTTTGTATATTACGTTCTGATGAGTTTGGAGCTTATCGCTGAAGAAATTGAAGATCCATTCAACAACGACGAGAATGACATTCCTATGGAAGCAATAGCACAGAACATTGAAAAGAATGTTCACAAGATTATGGGACTAAAGAACTAA
- a CDS encoding ribosomal maturation YjgA family protein: MNIQFNLKYCILTVLLFLTEVIIATVLKDVFFIRAYLGDVIVVMLLYTFVKSFMVIDRTKLILGVFIFSCLIEWAQYFNIAEKIGFQKGSLMYIVIGNSFSWIDIICYAICCLLLYAIVKLTEPKRRGVIED; the protein is encoded by the coding sequence ATGAATATACAATTCAACCTGAAATATTGCATTCTTACCGTCTTATTATTCCTAACAGAGGTTATCATTGCAACAGTATTAAAAGATGTTTTCTTTATCAGAGCCTATTTAGGAGATGTTATCGTGGTGATGCTTCTTTATACTTTTGTGAAAAGCTTTATGGTTATAGATCGCACAAAACTTATTTTAGGTGTTTTTATTTTTTCCTGCCTTATTGAATGGGCTCAGTATTTTAATATCGCCGAAAAAATAGGCTTCCAAAAAGGAAGCCTGATGTATATTGTAATTGGAAATTCGTTTTCCTGGATTGATATAATATGTTATGCTATTTGCTGTCTGCTGCTTTATGCTATCGTAAAATTGACGGAACCAAAAAGAAGGGGAGTTATTGAAGATTAA
- a CDS encoding class IIb bacteriocin, lactobin A/cerein 7B family produces the protein MKKSNIQQRKLTKKELKEINGGAGPICPVVFSCFDRRTGEELIGVPGIQDGYCC, from the coding sequence ATGAAAAAATCAAACATTCAGCAAAGGAAACTGACTAAAAAAGAATTAAAAGAAATTAACGGTGGCGCAGGTCCAATTTGTCCGGTAGTATTTAGTTGTTTTGATCGCCGAACAGGAGAAGAACTCATTGGAGTTCCGGGCATACAAGACGGCTATTGTTGTTAA
- a CDS encoding GNAT family N-acetyltransferase, translating into MDFPILETERLILRQLTHNDAKDLFEYFSLDIVMEYYDLATFVKLEEAEEVIEHFNTEFKNKKGYRWAIELKEEKKVIGTCGYHNWFHEHFKAEIGYELNPKFWQKAYMTEAIKPILAFGFNEMNLHRVEAFIDPANISSEKLLLSTGFQKEGTMRDFFFEKGKFVDATIFGLLKE; encoded by the coding sequence ATGGATTTTCCAATATTAGAAACTGAAAGATTAATTTTAAGACAACTTACTCATAATGATGCTAAAGATTTATTTGAGTACTTTTCTTTGGATATTGTAATGGAATATTATGATCTGGCCACTTTTGTGAAGCTGGAAGAAGCTGAAGAGGTCATTGAACATTTTAATACTGAATTTAAAAACAAGAAGGGGTACAGATGGGCGATCGAACTTAAAGAAGAGAAAAAAGTAATCGGAACCTGCGGTTATCATAACTGGTTTCATGAGCATTTCAAGGCTGAAATAGGGTATGAACTGAATCCTAAATTCTGGCAAAAGGCTTATATGACAGAAGCGATAAAACCTATTTTAGCTTTCGGTTTTAATGAAATGAATCTTCACAGAGTTGAAGCATTTATTGATCCAGCCAATATCTCCTCTGAGAAACTTCTGCTTTCGACCGGTTTTCAAAAAGAAGGTACCATGCGTGATTTTTTCTTTGAAAAAGGAAAGTTTGTAGATGCTACCATTTTTGGTCTTCTGAAAGAATAA
- the mutS gene encoding DNA mismatch repair protein MutS, translated as MAKTKKETPLMGQYNTIKAKYPDALLLFRVGDFYETFGQDAIRTSQILGIVLTKRANGDGHIELAGFPHHSVDSYLPKLVRAGLRVAICDQLEDPKMVKGIVKRGVTELVTPGVTFNDQVLSSKKNNFLLSLHKEKEKFGIALVDISTGEFLVSEGNLEKLLHIVNTFDPSEIIYQRSVQIPEQLKNKSAFKLEDWAYQYNFAYEKLTGHFKTNSLKGFGIENQPLAITAAGAIFAYLVEDTHHNLLAHLTKIQVIPQDDFLMMDNFTLRNLEIVYPSNPQGKSLLDIIDKTSTPMGGRLLRRRIILPLKSVTDINRRLSLIDFLNENDSLKYEVSQLLKSISDLDRLMGKLAAEKISPKEIGYLRQSLVNIHKIKGLLHPFADVLAWIEPLYDLEELIKLLEDRLNEELPVNISKGKVIKEGISEELDRLRNLQSKGRGFLDEMCQREIERTGITSLKIDFNNVFGYFIEVRNTHKDKVPGDWVRKQTLVNAERYITEELKEYESQILGAEEKIGVLENELYRNVCSETMVYIDQIQENSNIIAQLDVAVGLSELAVSESYTKPLLNESYVIDLKEARHPIIENALPLGEKYIPNDIFLDKDSQQIIMVTGPNMAGKSAILRQTAIVCLLAQIGSFVPAKHAEIGMLDKIFTRVGATDNISAGESTFMVEMNEAANILNNISERSLILLDEIGRGTSTYDGVSIAWAIAEYLHQNVSQAKTLFATHYHELNEMTVNFERVKNFHVSIQENKGNIIFLRKLIPGGSEHSFGIHVAKLAGMPAKVVNRANEILKTLEASRTQGGSSEGIKKVTDENMQLSFFQLDDPVLENIREELTKIDINTLTPIEALMKLNSIKKMIGG; from the coding sequence ATGGCAAAGACGAAGAAGGAAACTCCACTAATGGGTCAATATAATACCATCAAGGCGAAATATCCTGATGCCCTTTTATTATTCAGAGTAGGAGATTTTTATGAAACTTTTGGGCAGGATGCAATCCGTACTTCTCAGATTTTAGGAATTGTTCTTACAAAGAGAGCAAACGGGGACGGACATATTGAACTGGCTGGATTTCCTCACCATTCTGTAGATTCTTACCTTCCAAAATTGGTAAGAGCAGGGCTTCGTGTAGCGATCTGTGATCAGTTGGAAGACCCAAAAATGGTGAAAGGAATTGTAAAAAGAGGGGTGACGGAACTCGTTACGCCGGGGGTTACATTCAATGATCAGGTATTAAGTTCCAAAAAGAATAACTTTCTGCTTTCCCTTCATAAAGAGAAAGAAAAATTTGGAATTGCTTTGGTTGATATTTCAACCGGTGAGTTTTTAGTAAGTGAAGGAAATCTGGAGAAGCTTTTGCATATTGTGAATACGTTTGACCCCAGTGAAATTATTTATCAGAGAAGTGTTCAGATTCCTGAGCAGCTTAAAAATAAAAGTGCCTTCAAATTAGAAGACTGGGCTTATCAGTATAATTTTGCCTATGAAAAGCTGACAGGTCACTTTAAAACAAATTCCCTGAAAGGATTTGGAATTGAAAACCAACCTTTAGCCATTACGGCAGCAGGAGCTATTTTTGCCTACCTGGTAGAGGATACTCATCATAATTTGCTGGCGCACCTTACCAAAATTCAGGTGATTCCTCAGGATGATTTTTTAATGATGGATAACTTTACATTAAGAAATCTTGAGATTGTCTATCCAAGCAACCCACAAGGGAAATCTTTGCTGGATATTATCGATAAAACATCTACTCCGATGGGCGGGAGGTTATTGAGAAGAAGAATCATCCTTCCTTTAAAATCCGTTACTGATATCAACAGGAGATTATCTCTTATTGATTTTTTAAATGAAAATGACAGTTTGAAATATGAAGTTTCCCAATTGTTGAAATCCATTTCAGATTTGGATCGGTTAATGGGGAAACTGGCAGCAGAAAAAATTTCGCCTAAAGAAATAGGCTACCTTCGTCAGAGCTTGGTAAATATTCATAAAATTAAAGGACTATTGCATCCATTTGCTGATGTTCTGGCCTGGATAGAGCCTTTATATGATCTCGAAGAGCTGATTAAACTCTTGGAAGATCGCCTTAATGAGGAGCTTCCTGTGAATATTTCAAAAGGAAAAGTAATTAAAGAAGGTATTTCTGAAGAGCTTGACCGTTTAAGGAACCTTCAAAGTAAAGGACGGGGCTTTCTTGATGAAATGTGTCAGCGTGAAATTGAACGGACAGGGATTACCAGTCTGAAAATTGATTTTAATAACGTTTTCGGATATTTTATTGAAGTACGAAATACCCATAAAGATAAAGTTCCGGGAGATTGGGTGAGAAAACAAACCCTAGTGAATGCTGAACGTTATATTACTGAAGAACTAAAAGAATACGAAAGTCAAATTCTTGGAGCTGAAGAAAAAATTGGTGTTTTAGAGAATGAGCTCTACAGAAATGTGTGTTCAGAAACAATGGTATATATTGATCAGATTCAGGAAAACTCTAATATTATTGCCCAGCTTGATGTCGCAGTCGGATTATCTGAACTTGCGGTTTCGGAGAGTTATACCAAGCCTTTGCTCAATGAGAGTTACGTAATAGACTTAAAAGAGGCAAGGCATCCTATTATTGAGAATGCCCTTCCATTAGGAGAAAAGTATATTCCTAATGATATATTTTTAGATAAAGACTCTCAACAAATTATTATGGTTACCGGGCCGAACATGGCCGGTAAATCAGCAATTTTACGTCAGACTGCAATTGTATGTCTTTTAGCACAGATCGGAAGTTTCGTACCAGCAAAACATGCTGAAATAGGAATGCTCGATAAAATTTTTACAAGAGTAGGAGCAACCGATAATATTTCTGCCGGAGAATCTACATTTATGGTAGAGATGAATGAAGCAGCTAATATTCTCAATAATATCTCAGAACGAAGCTTGATCTTATTAGATGAAATCGGACGGGGGACGTCTACTTACGATGGGGTTTCCATTGCGTGGGCGATTGCAGAATATCTTCATCAGAATGTGAGCCAGGCTAAAACCTTATTTGCGACACACTATCATGAATTGAACGAGATGACCGTTAATTTTGAAAGGGTGAAAAACTTCCATGTTTCTATTCAGGAGAATAAAGGAAATATTATCTTCTTAAGAAAATTGATTCCCGGAGGAAGTGAACATAGTTTTGGTATCCATGTTGCAAAATTAGCCGGAATGCCTGCAAAGGTAGTAAACAGAGCGAATGAGATACTCAAAACGCTGGAAGCAAGCCGTACGCAAGGTGGTTCATCAGAGGGAATAAAAAAAGTAACGGATGAAAATATGCAGCTTTCATTTTTCCAATTAGATGATCCTGTTTTAGAAAACATTCGCGAAGAGCTAACGAAGATTGATATCAATACACTGACACCTATTGAAGCTTTAATGAAGCTGAATTCAATAAAGAAAATGATAGGAGGGTAA
- a CDS encoding NAD kinase, whose product MKAAIYSQKKDLDTFLYLSKFVSELEGRGVKSVLFDEMAEALQFSKIFETFNNKQDLIDKEVDLFFTFGGDGTIVNSLTFIEDLEIPVVGVNTGRLGFLASFTKEEAFKELDAILKGDVKTSRRSVIEVVSPRSEEFFPYALNDVTVSRKETTSMITVDSYINNEFLNVFWGDGVIVSTPTGSTAYSLSCGGPIISPNNENFVITPIAPHNLNVRPLVVNDRVEIKFKVESRVPQYSLSLDSRLIHIETDKEIIIKKAAFQLLLVQPNNLSFYETIRQKLLWGRDKRN is encoded by the coding sequence ATGAAGGCAGCTATATATTCTCAAAAAAAAGATCTTGATACTTTTTTATATTTAAGCAAGTTTGTTTCAGAGCTTGAGGGCAGAGGCGTAAAATCTGTTTTGTTTGATGAAATGGCTGAAGCTCTTCAGTTTTCAAAAATTTTTGAAACATTCAATAACAAACAGGATCTTATTGATAAAGAAGTCGATCTTTTCTTCACATTTGGTGGAGACGGAACCATTGTTAACTCTCTGACTTTCATAGAAGATCTTGAAATCCCGGTTGTCGGAGTTAATACAGGACGATTAGGATTTTTGGCCAGCTTTACTAAGGAGGAAGCCTTTAAAGAACTTGATGCAATCCTGAAAGGAGATGTAAAAACCAGCCGCCGCTCTGTAATTGAAGTGGTTTCTCCAAGATCGGAAGAATTTTTCCCATATGCACTCAATGACGTCACCGTTTCAAGGAAAGAAACAACGTCAATGATTACAGTGGACTCCTATATTAACAATGAATTTTTAAATGTATTCTGGGGAGATGGGGTGATCGTATCCACTCCTACCGGTTCCACTGCCTATTCGTTAAGTTGCGGCGGTCCCATTATTTCTCCCAATAACGAAAATTTTGTCATTACTCCGATTGCCCCTCATAATTTGAATGTAAGACCTTTGGTTGTTAATGATCGTGTTGAAATAAAATTCAAAGTAGAAAGCCGTGTACCTCAGTACTCCCTTTCTTTAGATTCAAGATTAATACACATAGAAACAGATAAAGAAATTATCATTAAAAAAGCTGCATTCCAGCTCCTTTTAGTTCAACCTAATAATTTAAGCTTCTATGAAACCATCCGTCAGAAACTACTTTGGGGACGGGATAAAAGAAATTAG
- a CDS encoding thioredoxin family protein: protein MKNVRIIITAFIIVSGLSSFTAKNYDSREEKRNHIPKSNKGYEVGDEATDFKLKNIDGKMVSLSDYTSAKGFIVIFTCNHCPYAKKYEDRIIELDKKYKSLGYPVIAINPNDPNAQPEDGYPQMIERAKQKGFTFPYLVDEGQKIYPQYGATKTPHVFILQKEKGKNIVKYIGAIDNNYDNPNDVSEHYAQDALDALIKGESVKVTKTVAIGCTVKTKK from the coding sequence ATGAAAAATGTAAGGATTATAATAACTGCTTTCATTATTGTTTCCGGACTGTCCAGCTTTACAGCAAAGAATTATGATAGTAGAGAGGAAAAGCGAAATCATATCCCTAAATCTAATAAAGGTTATGAGGTTGGAGATGAAGCAACGGATTTTAAATTGAAAAATATTGATGGGAAAATGGTTTCATTAAGTGATTATACAAGTGCAAAAGGCTTTATTGTTATTTTCACATGCAACCATTGTCCTTATGCTAAAAAATATGAGGACAGGATTATAGAATTGGATAAAAAATATAAAAGCCTGGGTTATCCGGTAATTGCAATCAATCCAAATGATCCAAATGCACAACCGGAAGACGGATACCCACAGATGATTGAAAGAGCAAAACAAAAAGGCTTTACCTTTCCGTATTTAGTGGATGAAGGGCAAAAAATTTATCCTCAGTATGGAGCAACCAAAACCCCACATGTATTTATCTTGCAAAAAGAAAAAGGTAAAAATATAGTAAAGTATATAGGTGCTATTGATAATAATTATGATAATCCCAATGATGTTTCAGAGCATTATGCCCAAGACGCGTTAGATGCATTAATCAAAGGAGAGTCTGTAAAAGTAACAAAAACGGTTGCCATAGGATGTACAGTGAAAACAAAGAAATAA
- a CDS encoding TlpA family protein disulfide reductase, which yields MGKLVFLFVFLSFGIVNAQQASVSVVKYEELEKRIQQEKDKLLVVNFWSTTCAPCVKELPHFIEVNNKHTDEPKFKMILVSLDRLADKEKVNSFIQNKNITAEVILLDDIKRMNIWIPKFENDWNGNIPVTLFYKNGLKVHFNDGEMSKEELEDTINKNLF from the coding sequence ATGGGAAAATTAGTTTTTTTATTCGTTTTTCTGAGCTTTGGCATTGTTAATGCACAACAAGCCTCAGTTTCTGTGGTCAAATATGAAGAACTTGAAAAACGTATCCAGCAGGAAAAAGATAAGCTCCTGGTTGTGAATTTCTGGTCAACGACCTGTGCGCCATGTGTGAAGGAACTTCCCCATTTTATTGAAGTGAATAACAAACATACGGACGAGCCTAAGTTTAAGATGATTTTGGTTTCTTTGGATAGATTAGCAGATAAGGAAAAGGTAAATAGCTTTATCCAAAATAAGAATATTACGGCAGAGGTTATATTACTGGACGATATTAAAAGGATGAATATATGGATACCAAAATTTGAAAACGATTGGAATGGAAATATACCTGTAACCTTATTTTATAAGAACGGACTAAAAGTGCATTTCAATGATGGTGAAATGAGTAAGGAGGAGTTGGAAGATACAATTAATAAAAATTTATTTTAA
- a CDS encoding IS110 family RNA-guided transposase, translating into MKNVIIGIDVSKLTLDISVLIDSTFQFFTIENTVKALKKFFKEFKEHQVMIAMENTGRYNYHLYEVLPLFEFKVYVINPLHIKRSIGLVRGKNDKIDSKRIALFLEKYHIDLRIWSPCSKTLQKIKLLNTERRLRVKIRAALLTQLADQSLLKGMQDKDLLKLNKDFIALLDKQISFIEDKILYLIENDEVLKDQYHRIQTIPGVGKVLAANMLIKTNGFTEIQSAREMSCYAGVAPFEYQSGTSLKYKSKVSPLADKELKKILHLAAMSAIRFKNDLAVYYLRKVSEGKNKMSVLNAVRNKIIHRIYSLIKNKTFYQNQLEMS; encoded by the coding sequence ATGAAAAATGTAATTATTGGCATTGATGTGAGCAAGCTTACTCTCGATATTAGTGTACTTATTGATTCTACCTTTCAGTTTTTTACGATAGAAAACACGGTAAAAGCATTAAAAAAGTTTTTTAAAGAATTTAAAGAACACCAAGTGATGATAGCTATGGAGAATACTGGCCGTTATAATTATCACCTTTATGAAGTTTTACCCCTTTTTGAATTTAAGGTTTATGTTATTAATCCACTTCATATAAAGAGAAGTATAGGCCTGGTAAGAGGTAAGAATGACAAAATAGACAGTAAAAGAATCGCTTTATTCTTAGAAAAATACCATATTGATCTACGTATCTGGAGTCCTTGCAGTAAAACACTACAAAAAATCAAACTCTTAAATACTGAGAGAAGACTCCGTGTTAAAATAAGAGCAGCTTTACTCACCCAGTTAGCAGACCAGTCGCTTCTAAAAGGAATGCAGGATAAAGACCTTTTAAAACTCAATAAGGACTTCATTGCCTTATTAGACAAACAGATTTCATTCATTGAAGATAAAATCCTCTATCTTATTGAAAATGACGAAGTCTTGAAAGATCAATATCATCGAATTCAAACGATACCAGGTGTAGGCAAAGTTTTGGCTGCTAACATGCTTATTAAAACCAACGGCTTTACCGAGATACAATCTGCCAGAGAAATGTCCTGCTATGCTGGTGTAGCGCCATTTGAGTATCAATCTGGTACTTCATTGAAGTACAAATCAAAAGTATCCCCCCTGGCAGATAAGGAATTAAAAAAAATTCTTCATCTCGCTGCAATGAGCGCTATTCGGTTTAAAAATGATTTGGCTGTCTACTATCTAAGAAAAGTGTCAGAAGGTAAAAATAAAATGTCTGTTTTAAATGCGGTACGAAACAAAATTATACACCGAATTTATTCGTTAATTAAAAACAAAACTTTTTATCAAAATCAATTGGAAATGTCATAG
- a CDS encoding RNA methyltransferase: MVHKLKLEELNRIDVETFKKVKKIPLIIVLDNIRSMHNVGATFRTADAFLIEKIILCGITPQPPHREIHKAALGATESVDWAHEKDINTTIQDLKSQGFEIIGIEQTSNSTMITDFNIDKTKKYALILGNEVEGISDEALENIDVFLEIPQLGTKHSLNVSVCGGIVMWEFAKALK; encoded by the coding sequence TTGGTACATAAATTAAAACTGGAAGAGCTCAACAGAATAGATGTCGAAACCTTTAAAAAAGTTAAAAAAATTCCCCTGATTATCGTTTTAGACAATATAAGAAGTATGCATAATGTGGGTGCCACATTCAGAACAGCTGATGCCTTTTTAATTGAAAAAATTATTCTTTGTGGAATCACTCCCCAGCCTCCTCACCGTGAAATTCACAAAGCAGCCTTGGGTGCTACAGAAAGTGTTGATTGGGCTCATGAAAAAGATATTAATACTACCATTCAGGATTTAAAAAGCCAAGGGTTTGAAATCATTGGTATTGAACAGACGAGCAATAGTACGATGATCACTGACTTTAACATTGATAAAACAAAGAAATACGCCTTAATTCTTGGAAACGAAGTAGAAGGAATAAGTGATGAGGCTTTAGAAAATATTGATGTATTTTTAGAAATCCCCCAATTAGGAACAAAACATTCTTTAAATGTAAGTGTCTGTGGAGGAATTGTGATGTGGGAATTTGCAAAAGCATTAAAATAA
- a CDS encoding CBS domain-containing protein — protein MFIKDYISKDFPCFSLTDSIESARSTLEDFGYTHIFIKKSHHFYGAIAKDFLYEAEGTLKDLEHQVERFAILEDNNIMDSIRLFYTFNSNVIPVINKTEKYLGYITCEDAFQDLSRYALFSESGAILTVEAPARKYSMTEIANIVESNNSKFYGGFISFMSEEVVRVTIKISNENLASIDATFDRYDYRIVEKFYSDEKTDLFKDRFGFFQKFIEI, from the coding sequence ATGTTTATCAAGGACTATATCTCAAAGGATTTCCCATGTTTTAGCCTGACTGACTCAATAGAATCAGCAAGAAGTACATTAGAAGACTTTGGATATACCCATATTTTCATCAAAAAATCCCACCATTTTTACGGAGCTATTGCTAAAGATTTTCTTTACGAAGCCGAAGGAACACTTAAGGATCTTGAGCATCAGGTAGAACGATTTGCTATTCTTGAGGATAACAACATCATGGATAGTATCAGGTTGTTTTATACCTTCAACTCAAATGTGATCCCGGTGATCAATAAGACCGAAAAATATTTGGGATACATCACCTGTGAAGATGCTTTTCAGGATTTGTCCCGTTATGCTTTATTTTCAGAATCCGGAGCTATTCTTACAGTAGAAGCTCCTGCAAGAAAATATTCGATGACGGAAATCGCCAATATTGTGGAAAGCAACAATTCAAAATTTTATGGTGGCTTTATCAGTTTTATGTCCGAAGAAGTCGTACGTGTTACCATCAAAATCAGCAATGAAAACCTAGCTTCCATTGATGCTACTTTTGACCGATATGACTATAGAATTGTTGAAAAATTCTACTCGGATGAAAAAACAGACCTGTTTAAAGACCGGTTTGGCTTTTTCCAAAAATTTATAGAAATATAA